In Rhodothermus profundi, the following are encoded in one genomic region:
- the hypE gene encoding hydrogenase expression/formation protein HypE translates to MSGETDFMPTCPLPLQQYPQVLLAHGGGGRLMHQLIDAFAATFASAELNRRHDGATLRIGRERLAFTTDAFVVQPLFFPGGDIGRLAVCGTVNDLAMCGARPLYLSVSFILEEGLPMETLGRVVQSLQATAREASVQIVTGDTKVVDRGKGDGIFISMAGLGLIEHSQPIGPEAVRPGDVVLLSGDIGRHGIAIMAVREGLSFETTIESDCAPLTTPVLKLLKAGVELHCLRDLTRGGLAAALIEIAQASGLTIELDETAIPIRPEVQSACELLGLDPLYVANEGRFVAIVPEAEAARALAVLQTEPVSAGACLVGRVIQNGPVGFVTLRTSLGTTRVLDLFSGEQLPRIC, encoded by the coding sequence ATGAGCGGGGAAACCGACTTTATGCCCACGTGTCCGCTGCCCCTTCAGCAATACCCACAGGTGCTACTGGCACACGGAGGCGGCGGTCGCCTGATGCACCAGCTCATTGATGCCTTTGCCGCTACCTTTGCCAGTGCGGAGCTGAATCGCCGGCACGACGGAGCTACCCTGCGCATAGGCCGCGAGCGGCTGGCATTCACCACCGATGCCTTTGTGGTGCAGCCGCTCTTCTTTCCCGGCGGAGATATTGGCAGGTTAGCTGTCTGCGGTACGGTAAACGATCTGGCCATGTGCGGGGCCCGCCCGCTCTATCTGAGCGTCAGCTTCATTTTAGAAGAAGGATTGCCCATGGAAACGCTTGGCCGCGTGGTCCAGTCGCTGCAGGCAACGGCCCGAGAGGCCAGCGTTCAGATCGTTACTGGCGACACCAAGGTGGTTGACCGGGGCAAGGGGGACGGAATCTTTATCAGTATGGCGGGCCTGGGGCTTATTGAGCACAGCCAGCCGATTGGTCCGGAGGCGGTGCGTCCGGGCGATGTGGTGTTGCTTAGCGGCGACATCGGCCGGCACGGCATTGCAATTATGGCCGTGCGCGAAGGCCTGTCCTTTGAGACTACAATTGAAAGCGACTGTGCCCCGCTAACTACACCGGTACTGAAGCTGCTCAAGGCTGGCGTCGAGCTGCACTGCCTGCGAGATCTGACGCGCGGCGGCCTGGCGGCAGCGCTGATTGAAATTGCCCAGGCAAGCGGCCTTACCATCGAGCTTGATGAGACCGCCATCCCGATCCGACCGGAGGTGCAGAGCGCCTGCGAGCTGCTGGGGCTCGATCCGCTTTATGTGGCGAACGAAGGACGCTTTGTAGCCATCGTGCCCGAGGCAGAGGCAGCACGTGCCCTGGCCGTGTTACAGACAGAGCCAGTCAGCGCAGGCGCCTGTCTGGTCGGCCGCGTAATCCAGAACGGTCCGGTCGGGTTCGTTACGCTCCGCACTTCCCTGGGTACCACACGCGTACTCGACCTGTTTAGCGGCGAACAGCTACCGCGAATTTGTTAA
- the hypD gene encoding hydrogenase formation protein HypD translates to MKFIDEYRDREAALRYARQIAKITTRPWTIMEVCGGQTHAIVRFGIDELLPPDITLVHGPGCPVCVTPVELIDQAIAIASMPGVIFCSFGDMLRVPGTQGDLFSVKARGGDVRIVYSPLDAVRLAAQHPDREVVFFAVGFETTAPANALAVLQAHQMGLKNFSILVAHVLVPPAMEAILQSPGNRVQGFLAAGHVCTVMGYQEYEPIARKYRVPIVVTGFEPLDLLQGLYMCIRQLEEGRCEVENQYTRSVRRQGNRAAQQHIQEVFEVVPRKWRGIGELPRSGLGLRAPYQAYDAMRKFGVVARTVEVHSECIAGEVLQGARKPTDCPAFGTRCTPEQPLGAPMVSSEGACAAYYRYRRFTQKHAETP, encoded by the coding sequence ATGAAATTTATTGACGAATACCGGGACCGCGAGGCAGCCCTGCGCTACGCTCGCCAGATTGCAAAGATCACCACCCGTCCCTGGACCATCATGGAAGTCTGTGGCGGGCAGACGCACGCCATTGTGCGTTTCGGGATTGATGAGCTGCTCCCACCCGACATAACGCTGGTCCACGGTCCCGGCTGCCCGGTCTGCGTGACGCCCGTAGAACTCATCGATCAGGCCATTGCCATCGCATCGATGCCAGGCGTGATCTTCTGTTCATTTGGCGACATGCTGCGCGTGCCAGGAACGCAGGGCGACCTGTTTTCGGTCAAAGCCCGCGGCGGCGACGTCCGCATCGTCTACTCGCCGCTCGACGCCGTCCGCCTGGCCGCGCAGCATCCAGACCGCGAGGTTGTCTTTTTTGCAGTTGGGTTCGAAACCACGGCACCGGCCAATGCACTGGCCGTGCTACAAGCCCACCAAATGGGCCTGAAGAATTTTTCGATCCTGGTAGCCCATGTGCTGGTCCCCCCTGCGATGGAAGCCATCCTGCAATCGCCTGGCAACCGCGTGCAGGGTTTTCTGGCAGCCGGTCATGTCTGCACGGTTATGGGCTACCAGGAATACGAACCCATCGCCCGGAAGTACCGGGTACCCATTGTGGTAACCGGTTTTGAGCCGCTGGATCTGTTGCAGGGACTCTACATGTGCATTCGCCAGCTTGAAGAAGGACGCTGCGAAGTCGAAAACCAGTACACTCGTTCTGTACGCCGTCAGGGCAACAGAGCAGCCCAGCAGCACATTCAGGAGGTGTTTGAGGTTGTGCCGCGCAAATGGCGAGGAATTGGCGAACTGCCCCGGAGTGGCCTGGGCCTTCGCGCTCCCTACCAGGCCTATGATGCAATGCGCAAGTTTGGCGTCGTTGCCCGGACGGTCGAAGTGCATTCAGAATGCATTGCCGGCGAAGTGCTGCAGGGCGCCCGAAAGCCGACCGACTGCCCGGCCTTTGGCACGCGCTGCACGCCTGAGCAGCCGCTGGGCGCCCCGATGGTATCCTCCGAGGGAGCCTGCGCCGCCTATTATCGATATCGTCGGTTCACGCAAAAACATGCCGAAACACCATGA
- a CDS encoding HypC/HybG/HupF family hydrogenase formation chaperone, whose translation MCLAVPGKIVAILDNEPLTRRGKVDFGGIQKEINLTFVPEAREGDYVMVHVGIAISVVDEAEAHRVFEYLRQIDELDELNSPDAS comes from the coding sequence ATGTGTCTGGCCGTACCCGGTAAGATTGTCGCCATCCTTGACAACGAACCGCTTACCCGGCGCGGCAAAGTGGACTTTGGTGGCATTCAGAAAGAGATCAACCTGACGTTCGTGCCGGAAGCGCGCGAGGGCGACTATGTCATGGTACATGTGGGCATCGCCATCAGTGTGGTAGACGAAGCCGAGGCGCACCGCGTCTTCGAGTATCTGCGGCAAATTGACGAGCTGGATGAACTGAATTCGCCCGACGCCTCATGA
- the hypF gene encoding carbamoyltransferase HypF: MRTATNRLMRWRLHVEGAVQGVGFRPFVYRLAHELGLTGWVRNDPRGVTIEVEGPAERLTRFRERLELMPPPAARIRRITCTAQPPRGDATFIIAASHSEGERQVFLLPDLATCSDCLRELFDPTNRRYRYPFINCTHCGPRFTIIERLPYDRPHTTMRRFRMCIRCQAEYDNPHDRRFHAQPNACPDCGPHLALWDRTGRVLAEQDEALRQAAEAIRAGHIVAVKGLGGFHLMVDARNEGAVRALRHRKGREAKPFALMYPSLEAVRAHAQVSTAEAATLTSPAAPIVLLPRTEASYEALAPSVAPGNPYLGIMLPYTPLHHLLLAELGFPVVATSGNRSEEPICTDESEALVRLHGLADLFLVHNRPIARYCDDSVVRFMDGRPVLLRRARGYAPLPVVLPDDWPEHPAQILAVGGHLKNTVALAARRTVWLSQHIGDLETAEARAAFMQVVKDFQHLYRRVPDVVVCDAHPDYASTHYACRLSRPVVPVQHHLAHVWACMAEHGLRPPVLGFAWDGTGYGPDGLVWGGESLLITAQRVERVAHLRPFQLPGGKAAIREPRRAALGLLYAWQGPDASFRSLLPPEAFTPTEQRLLLQLLERGLHAPWTTSIGRLFDAIAALLGLRLRNRFEGEAAMLLEFAAEQARHFGSPYPLALREQQGRIVLDWAPLLEALQTDCARGLPPETIARRFHEGLAATIVAVARRVGCATVVLSGGCFQNRLLTETTLRLLRAAGFCPYIHQEVPPGDGGLALGQVAALRWGLTLPATPANASRSHVSGRTR; this comes from the coding sequence ATGCGCACCGCAACCAACCGACTGATGCGCTGGCGCCTTCACGTTGAAGGCGCGGTGCAGGGAGTAGGCTTTCGGCCGTTCGTGTATCGGCTGGCCCACGAGCTGGGCCTGACCGGCTGGGTGCGCAATGATCCCCGGGGCGTTACCATTGAAGTCGAAGGCCCGGCGGAGCGGCTGACGCGCTTCCGGGAACGCCTGGAACTGATGCCCCCTCCGGCAGCACGCATCCGGCGCATCACCTGTACAGCGCAGCCGCCGCGGGGTGATGCCACGTTCATCATCGCAGCAAGCCATTCCGAAGGCGAACGCCAGGTATTTCTGCTGCCGGATCTGGCTACCTGCTCTGACTGCCTGCGCGAGCTGTTCGATCCGACCAACCGCCGCTATCGCTACCCGTTCATTAACTGCACCCACTGCGGCCCCCGCTTCACGATCATCGAACGCCTGCCCTACGACCGCCCCCATACCACCATGCGACGCTTCCGCATGTGCATCCGTTGCCAGGCAGAGTACGACAACCCACACGACCGGCGTTTCCATGCTCAGCCCAACGCCTGCCCTGACTGCGGTCCCCATCTGGCACTCTGGGATCGGACCGGCCGCGTGCTGGCCGAGCAGGACGAAGCGCTCCGGCAAGCAGCCGAGGCCATTCGGGCAGGCCACATTGTGGCGGTCAAGGGTCTGGGCGGCTTTCACCTGATGGTCGATGCCCGCAACGAAGGGGCCGTCCGGGCGCTGCGGCACCGCAAAGGACGCGAAGCCAAACCGTTTGCGTTGATGTATCCGTCGCTGGAGGCCGTCCGAGCGCACGCCCAAGTTTCAACAGCGGAAGCCGCTACGCTGACCTCGCCAGCCGCCCCTATCGTCCTGCTCCCCCGAACCGAAGCAAGCTACGAGGCACTGGCGCCCTCGGTAGCCCCTGGCAACCCCTACCTGGGTATCATGCTCCCCTACACGCCGCTGCACCACCTGCTACTGGCGGAGCTGGGCTTTCCGGTCGTAGCTACCAGCGGCAATCGTTCGGAGGAGCCCATCTGCACCGACGAAAGCGAAGCACTGGTGCGGCTCCACGGCCTGGCCGATCTGTTCCTGGTGCACAACCGGCCTATTGCTCGCTACTGCGACGACTCTGTGGTGCGCTTCATGGACGGCCGCCCTGTACTGCTGCGCCGCGCCCGCGGTTATGCGCCTCTGCCTGTGGTGCTGCCTGACGACTGGCCGGAGCACCCTGCGCAGATCCTGGCTGTCGGAGGCCATTTGAAAAACACCGTGGCGCTGGCAGCCAGACGCACAGTATGGCTCAGCCAGCACATCGGCGACCTGGAAACGGCCGAGGCGCGAGCAGCCTTCATGCAGGTGGTGAAGGACTTCCAGCATCTTTACCGGCGCGTGCCCGACGTGGTGGTCTGCGATGCCCATCCGGACTATGCCTCCACGCACTATGCCTGTCGCCTGAGCCGGCCGGTTGTACCCGTCCAGCATCATCTGGCGCACGTATGGGCCTGTATGGCTGAGCATGGTCTTCGGCCGCCCGTGTTGGGCTTTGCCTGGGACGGCACCGGTTACGGTCCGGACGGCCTGGTCTGGGGAGGCGAAAGTCTGCTGATCACGGCCCAGCGCGTCGAACGAGTAGCCCATCTACGACCGTTTCAGCTTCCGGGCGGCAAGGCAGCTATCCGCGAGCCTCGCCGCGCTGCGCTGGGCCTGCTGTATGCCTGGCAGGGGCCGGACGCTTCCTTCCGGTCCCTTCTCCCCCCTGAGGCGTTTACGCCCACCGAACAGCGTCTGCTGCTCCAACTGCTTGAGCGAGGGCTTCATGCGCCCTGGACCACCAGCATAGGCCGCCTTTTTGACGCCATCGCTGCTCTGCTTGGCCTGCGCCTGCGCAACCGTTTTGAAGGCGAAGCAGCCATGCTCCTGGAGTTTGCGGCAGAGCAAGCCCGGCACTTCGGCTCACCCTATCCCCTGGCATTACGCGAGCAGCAGGGCCGGATCGTGCTCGACTGGGCTCCCCTGCTTGAAGCATTGCAGACCGACTGCGCGCGCGGCTTACCCCCTGAGACCATTGCCCGGCGCTTTCATGAAGGCCTGGCCGCAACCATCGTGGCCGTAGCCCGGCGCGTGGGCTGCGCGACCGTGGTGCTCAGCGGAGGATGCTTCCAGAATCGCCTGCTTACGGAAACAACGCTCCGGCTACTCCGCGCAGCCGGCTTCTGCCCGTATATTCACCAAGAGGTACCCCCCGGGGATGGAGGCCTGGCCCTGGGCCAGGTAGCTGCCCTGCGCTGGGGACTCACCCTGCCGGCCACCCCCGCCAACGCATCCAGAAGCCATGTGTCTGGCCGTACCCGGTAA
- a CDS encoding hydrogenase maturation nickel metallochaperone HypA/HybF: MHELSVARALVQLIETEARRAGARRVRTARVVLGARSHLSPETLRFYVAHLVDPAGPAADLVLEFERRPMRLHCLPCQRDYEPTETDWCCPTCGRIGALKEAGDEVYLESLEIECAPQPTD, translated from the coding sequence ATGCATGAGCTAAGCGTAGCCCGCGCGCTGGTACAACTCATCGAAACCGAAGCTCGCCGCGCCGGAGCCCGGCGCGTGCGCACCGCCCGCGTAGTGCTGGGCGCCCGCTCCCACCTGTCGCCCGAGACGCTTCGGTTCTATGTGGCGCATCTGGTTGATCCTGCTGGTCCGGCCGCCGACCTCGTGCTCGAATTCGAGCGGCGTCCGATGCGTCTTCATTGTCTGCCTTGTCAGCGGGATTACGAACCCACCGAAACCGACTGGTGCTGCCCGACCTGCGGACGCATCGGGGCCCTGAAGGAAGCAGGGGATGAGGTCTATCTCGAAAGCCTGGAAATCGAATGCGCACCGCAACCAACCGACTGA
- a CDS encoding hydrogenase maturation protease, translated as MNVVIGIGHPLRGDDAAGLEAVAQVRSRLPRNVRLCVLSDPLHLPDCWEGAHLAIVCDAICSGAPPGTLHRFEAHSSPLPASMRASVSSHSIGLAEVIELARQLGRLPQRLIIYGIEGQHFDMGAPLSPAVAAALPQAAEAILKELGHA; from the coding sequence ATGAACGTGGTGATCGGCATCGGCCATCCGCTGCGGGGCGATGATGCAGCCGGCTTAGAGGCTGTCGCCCAAGTCCGCTCCCGACTGCCCCGAAACGTGCGGCTGTGCGTGCTGTCCGACCCACTGCACCTGCCCGACTGCTGGGAAGGAGCTCATCTGGCCATCGTATGCGATGCCATCTGCTCCGGAGCGCCTCCAGGCACGCTGCACCGGTTTGAGGCGCACAGCAGTCCCCTCCCCGCTTCAATGCGGGCCAGCGTGTCGTCGCATAGCATAGGCCTGGCCGAAGTGATCGAGCTGGCCCGGCAACTGGGCCGATTGCCCCAACGCCTGATCATCTATGGCATTGAAGGCCAGCACTTCGACATGGGCGCGCCACTTTCTCCGGCCGTAGCCGCTGCGTTGCCCCAGGCTGCCGAAGCTATCCTGAAAGAACTTGGCCATGCATGA
- a CDS encoding Ni/Fe hydrogenase subunit alpha produces MSSSRQTRTIRVNALARVEGEGALYLRIHNNRVTDVRLHIYEPPRFFEAFLRGRSFQEAPDITARICGICPVAYQMSACAAMEDACGVAVTGSLRLLRQLLYCGEWIESHALHVFMLHAPDFLGYESALDMARDYPEQVQMGLQLKKVGNALMRVIGGREIHPINVRVGGFYRVPRPEELRELVEPLQWAREAAYNTVRWVSGFTFPNFEQDYEFVALHRTDEYAILDGRLVSNRGLDIPIAAFNDYIEEEHVPHSNALHARIRERGAYLVGPLARFNLNFDQLAPAAREAAREVGFLPECRNPFQSIIARALEMLHACDEALRLIKVYEPPSTPSLEVAPRAATGHGCTEAPRGILYHRYTIDAEGTILEAQIVPPTAQNQRRIEEDLRHVATRSLALSDEELQWRCEQAIRNYDPCISCATHFLKLHVERT; encoded by the coding sequence ATGTCTTCCTCGCGTCAGACCCGTACGATTCGCGTCAACGCCCTGGCCCGCGTGGAGGGCGAAGGGGCCCTGTACCTTCGCATCCACAACAACCGGGTAACCGATGTTCGGCTGCACATTTACGAACCGCCCCGTTTCTTTGAAGCCTTCCTGCGCGGACGCTCTTTTCAGGAAGCACCGGACATCACCGCCCGCATCTGTGGGATCTGTCCGGTCGCCTACCAGATGAGCGCCTGCGCGGCCATGGAGGATGCCTGCGGGGTGGCAGTAACCGGATCCCTTCGGCTGCTGCGTCAGCTTCTCTACTGCGGCGAGTGGATCGAAAGCCATGCGCTCCATGTGTTCATGCTGCACGCACCGGACTTTCTGGGCTACGAAAGCGCTCTCGACATGGCCCGCGATTATCCAGAACAGGTGCAGATGGGCTTGCAGCTCAAAAAAGTCGGCAATGCGCTCATGCGTGTGATCGGCGGCCGCGAAATCCATCCCATCAACGTGCGCGTGGGCGGCTTCTACCGGGTCCCCCGGCCGGAAGAACTGCGTGAACTGGTGGAGCCCCTGCAGTGGGCCCGGGAGGCAGCCTACAACACGGTGCGCTGGGTATCAGGGTTCACGTTCCCGAATTTTGAACAGGACTACGAATTTGTGGCCTTGCATCGCACGGACGAATATGCCATCCTGGATGGCCGTCTGGTATCGAACCGAGGCCTGGACATTCCCATCGCCGCTTTCAACGATTACATCGAAGAAGAACACGTGCCGCACTCCAACGCACTGCACGCCCGCATCCGGGAGCGCGGCGCCTACCTGGTCGGCCCCCTGGCACGTTTCAATCTGAATTTCGACCAGCTCGCTCCGGCGGCTCGGGAAGCCGCCCGCGAAGTGGGTTTCCTGCCCGAATGCCGCAATCCATTCCAGAGCATTATCGCCCGCGCTCTCGAAATGCTGCACGCCTGTGATGAAGCACTGCGTCTGATCAAGGTCTATGAGCCGCCATCGACGCCCTCTCTCGAAGTAGCTCCTCGTGCTGCCACCGGCCATGGCTGCACCGAAGCTCCCCGGGGAATCCTCTACCATCGGTACACCATCGACGCAGAGGGCACCATTCTGGAAGCCCAGATTGTCCCACCGACTGCGCAGAATCAGCGACGCATTGAAGAGGACCTGCGGCACGTTGCCACTCGTTCGCTAGCGCTTTCCGATGAGGAACTGCAATGGCGCTGCGAGCAGGCCATCCGCAACTACGACCCCTGCATTTCCTGCGCCACCCATTTTCTGAAACTGCATGTGGAACGAACATGA
- a CDS encoding NADH-quinone oxidoreductase subunit B family protein, with translation MTRRKPKLAVWKFASCDGCQLTLLDCEDELLAIADAVEIAYFLEASRATVRGPYDVSLVEGSITTPHDAERIRQIRKQSRFLVTIGACATAGGIQALRNFQDVAEFTRIVYAHPEYIETLATSTPIAEHVPVDFELRGCPISKHQLLEVITAFLQGRRPNIPTYSVCVECKRQGTVCVMVARGTPCLGPLTQAGCGALCPRYDRGCYACFGPKETPNPSSLMHWWQAKLQVSTRDAARALRTFNAYAPDFRKATLP, from the coding sequence ATGACCCGACGCAAACCCAAACTGGCGGTCTGGAAATTTGCCTCCTGCGACGGTTGCCAGCTCACTCTGCTTGACTGTGAAGATGAACTGCTGGCCATAGCCGACGCGGTTGAAATCGCCTATTTTCTGGAAGCGTCACGTGCAACTGTGCGCGGTCCTTACGACGTATCCCTTGTGGAAGGCTCCATCACGACGCCGCACGACGCCGAGCGTATCCGCCAGATCCGAAAACAGTCGCGCTTTCTGGTAACCATTGGCGCGTGCGCCACCGCCGGTGGCATTCAGGCACTGCGCAACTTTCAGGACGTGGCCGAATTCACGCGCATCGTCTATGCCCACCCGGAATACATTGAGACGCTGGCCACTTCGACGCCGATTGCCGAGCACGTACCCGTCGATTTTGAACTGCGCGGCTGCCCGATCAGCAAGCACCAGCTTCTGGAAGTCATCACGGCCTTCCTGCAGGGGCGCCGTCCCAACATCCCCACCTACAGCGTCTGCGTCGAGTGCAAGCGTCAGGGGACGGTTTGCGTCATGGTAGCCCGGGGTACCCCCTGCCTGGGACCCCTGACGCAGGCCGGCTGCGGTGCCCTGTGTCCTCGCTATGACCGAGGCTGCTATGCCTGTTTCGGGCCCAAGGAAACGCCCAATCCATCTTCGCTCATGCACTGGTGGCAGGCCAAACTCCAGGTGTCAACGCGGGATGCCGCTCGAGCGCTACGCACGTTCAACGCATATGCTCCGGATTTTCGTAAGGCTACCCTGCCCTAA